The Henckelia pumila isolate YLH828 chromosome 2, ASM3356847v2, whole genome shotgun sequence genome includes a window with the following:
- the LOC140884497 gene encoding floricaula protein, which produces MDPDAFSAAASFFKWDPRGVFPPQNSSSSSRVVNVMEAGGYSVRPRELGCLEEMFQAYGIRYYTAAKIADLGFTVNTLLDMRDEELEEMMNSLCQIFRWDLLVGERYGIKAAVRAERRRLDDDEARRRHMLSGDTTHALDAVSQEGLSEEHVQQEKEGGRVWEMVASGGRKQRRRKNCKGRLIRMHGSMEEEAVEEDDDETEEDGGGGGERQREHPFIVTEPGEVARGKKNGLDYLFHLYEQCRDFLIQVQNIAKERGEKCPTKVTNQVFRFAKKAGASYINKPKMRHYVHCYALHCLDEDTSNSMRRTFKERGENVGAWRQACYKPLVAIAARQRWDIDAIFDAHPRLSIWYVPTKLRQLCHAERSSVAVSTSMNGGGAGGDQLLF; this is translated from the exons ATGGATCCTGACGCCTTTTCCGCTGCTGCGAGCTTCTTCAAGTGGGACCCAAGGGGAGTTTTCCCTCCACAgaacagcagcagcagcagcagggTTGTGAATGTGATGGAGGCCGGGGGATACTCCGTTAGGCCTAGGGAGCTGGGGTGCCTGGAGGAGATGTTCCAGGCCTATGGGATTAGGTATTACACTGCTGCTAAAATTGCTGATCTTGGCTTCACTGTGAACACGCTTCTTGATATGAgggacgaagagctggaggagaTGATGAACAGCCTCTGCCAGATTTTCCGCTGGGATCTCCTTGTTGGTGAGAGGTACGGCATCAAGGCCGCCGTCAGGGCTGAGAGGCGCCGCCTCGACGACGACGAAGCACGCCGTCGCCACATGCTCTCCGGGGACACCACACATGCCCTTGACGCGGTTTCTCAAGAAG GACTATCGGAGGAGCATGTGCAACAAGAGAAGGAAGGAGGAAGGGTTTGGGAAATGGTGGCTTCCGGTGGGAGGAAGCAGCGGCGGAGGAAAAACTGTAAAGGCAGGTTAATAAGAATGCATGGTTCGATGGAGGAGGAGGCGGTGGAGGAGGACGATGATGAAACGGAGGAGGATGGAGGTGGTGGTGGTGAGCGGCAGAGGGAGCATCCCTTTATCGTGACGGAGCCGGGGGAGGTGGCGCGTGGGAAGAAGAACGGGCTGGACTATCTTTTCCACCTCTACGAACAGTGCCGGGACTTCTTGATCCAGGTTCAGAATATTGCCAAAGAAAGAGGTGAAAAGTGCCCCACCAAG GTGACAAACCAAGTGTTCAGGTTCGCAAAGAAGGCTGGGGCAAGCTACATCAACAAGCCCAAGATGCGCCACTACGTGCACTGCTACGCGCTGCATTGCCTGGACGAGGACACCTCTAACTCGATGCGCAGGACGTTCAAGGAACGTGGCGAGAACGTTGGGGCGTGGCGTCAGGCTTGCTACAAGCCTTTGGTGGCCATAGCTGCGAGGCAGCGCTGGGATATTGATGCCATCTTCGACGCTCATCCTCGCCTCTCCATTTGGTACGTCCCCACTAAGCTACGTCAGCTCTGCCACGCTGAGCGTAGTAGCGTCGCCGTCTCCACTTCCATGAATGGCGGCGGGGCCGGAGGAGATCAATTGCTTTTCTAG